In a single window of the Leptospira sanjuanensis genome:
- a CDS encoding aldo/keto reductase, producing MVVSEICMGTMSFGSTCDEAEAFRILDRAFDAGIDFYDTAEIYPVPPDASYVHETERIFGKWLKTKRRDSILIATKVCGPGHGWFVPPVREGKTALDRRNIRVAIEGSLHRLGTDYVDLYQTHWPDSDFGYEETLDVLTELVREGKVRYIGNSNETPWGMMKSLAVSEKFGFARYDSIQNNFSILNRRFEDALADICRREGVSLLPYSPLAGGVLTGKYNSPNPPQNARFSRYLAAGERQRKMAHRFLNEGTLASTAKLIKIAEEAGMSPTVLAVAWSKQHDYVASTIIGANTVEQLEESLKAQNVVLTEDVLKKIDEVSKEIPYPMG from the coding sequence ATGGTGGTTTCGGAAATCTGTATGGGCACGATGAGCTTCGGTTCCACTTGCGACGAAGCGGAAGCCTTTCGGATTTTAGACCGGGCCTTTGACGCGGGGATCGATTTTTACGATACCGCCGAAATTTATCCCGTTCCGCCTGATGCGAGTTATGTGCATGAGACGGAAAGGATTTTCGGCAAATGGCTTAAGACCAAACGAAGAGACTCGATCCTGATCGCGACGAAAGTATGCGGACCGGGACACGGCTGGTTTGTTCCTCCGGTTCGCGAAGGGAAGACTGCGCTCGATCGTAGAAATATCAGAGTTGCGATCGAAGGAAGTCTTCATCGTCTCGGAACGGATTACGTGGATCTGTATCAGACTCATTGGCCCGATTCCGATTTCGGCTACGAAGAAACGCTCGACGTTCTCACCGAACTTGTGCGCGAAGGGAAGGTTCGTTACATCGGGAACAGCAACGAAACCCCGTGGGGGATGATGAAGAGTCTCGCCGTTTCCGAAAAATTCGGCTTTGCGCGGTATGATTCCATTCAGAATAATTTCAGCATATTAAACCGAAGATTCGAGGACGCGTTAGCCGACATCTGTAGACGGGAAGGCGTAAGTCTTCTTCCGTATTCTCCTCTTGCGGGCGGGGTGCTGACCGGAAAATACAATTCTCCCAATCCTCCGCAGAACGCGAGGTTCAGCCGTTATCTCGCCGCGGGTGAAAGACAAAGAAAGATGGCCCACCGTTTTTTAAACGAAGGAACCTTGGCTTCCACGGCAAAACTCATAAAGATCGCGGAAGAAGCGGGGATGTCGCCGACGGTTCTTGCGGTCGCGTGGTCCAAACAACACGACTACGTAGCCTCGACGATCATAGGCGCGAACACGGTCGAGCAGCTCGAGGAAAGTTTGAAGGCTCAGAATGTCGTATTAACGGAAGACGTTTTAAAAAAGATCGACGAGGTTTCCAAAGAGATTCCTTATCCGATGGGATAA
- a CDS encoding potassium channel family protein encodes MATKKKTHKKRIAVIGLGEFGKALVVYLNENGHEVTAIDKDIKVIEEIKDHCALAVCVDTSSKSSLEELDLEDMDEIVVSLAENFEALITTAYHLKEMKLESLHVRYHSEVNRKILQMIGIENLFNPEERAAASMAEQLSYQGVKKATLLSEEYSLFEVEISPLLYGKKLKDLNLREKFRLNLVAVRKAETDEEDSANREGVVFLPDSQTVFREKEVLILFGTSESIKRFTSAYPIG; translated from the coding sequence GTGGCAACCAAAAAGAAAACTCATAAAAAAAGAATCGCAGTCATCGGCTTGGGAGAATTCGGTAAAGCCCTCGTCGTCTATCTCAACGAGAACGGTCACGAAGTCACAGCGATCGACAAGGACATCAAGGTAATAGAGGAAATCAAAGACCACTGCGCTCTCGCGGTTTGCGTCGACACAAGCAGCAAATCCTCTTTGGAGGAATTGGATCTGGAAGACATGGACGAAATCGTAGTCTCGCTTGCGGAGAATTTCGAAGCGCTGATAACGACCGCTTATCATCTCAAAGAGATGAAATTGGAATCGCTTCATGTCCGTTATCATTCCGAAGTGAACCGTAAAATTCTTCAGATGATCGGAATCGAAAATCTATTCAACCCGGAAGAAAGAGCGGCAGCATCGATGGCCGAACAGCTCAGCTATCAGGGCGTAAAAAAGGCGACTTTGTTAAGCGAAGAATACAGTCTTTTTGAAGTGGAGATTTCCCCTCTTTTATACGGAAAAAAACTGAAGGACTTGAATCTCCGGGAAAAATTCCGGCTCAATCTCGTCGCGGTGCGAAAAGCCGAAACGGACGAAGAAGATTCTGCGAACCGGGAAGGCGTCGTGTTTCTTCCCGATTCGCAAACCGTATTTCGGGAAAAGGAAGTGTTGATTCTTTTCGGAACCTCCGAAAGCATCAAACGATTTACGAGCGCTTATCCCATCGGATAA